The sequence ACAGCGGGTCACTCCCCAGCAGGCGGTGGTTGAACTTATGGGGCGAGATTTGAAAGCAGAGTTTCATCCAAACCCGCTATGATAAAAAATGCCCATTCGGGGAATTAGCTCAGTTGGTAGAGCGCTGCGATCGCACCGCAGAGGTCAGGAGTTCGAATCTCCTATTCTCCATATCCTTAGCTTCCCATGCAGTACCATAACCGCCCAAAACCCCGATAAATACACGGTTTCAGACATATAGCAATCCTATTTGATTAACGAAGAGAAATTCCCCAGAACCAACGATGGAGGTGCCCCTGCGACTCATGTTCTAAATTCATTCAGATTTACTATAGAACCTGTTTGCAATCATTTTAAGCGATTCTACGTAGGATTAAGCGTATGGCACAAATTCTGATTTTTGTTTGACTTGTCTTGATTAAGCCTTCACAGTTTTTCCATAATACTCTGCATTGATTTATCCACGCATTGGTTCTTTCTACTATCCATCGCTTCGCAATCACCACAAATCCTTGCTTCTGTGGATTCTCTTTCTTCGATTTGGCTTTCTGTTCCGGTGTAATTTTTTTTGATATCTCAATGATTATCTTATTCCGCAAAAGTGGTTCCATTTTTTCTATCTCTTCTTCTAAATATCTTTTTTGATAGCCGTTATCTAGTAAAATTGTTACCTCTTGAGGCAGTTCTAAAAAGAATTGTTTATGCTCTCTTATTATTTCTAATAATCCATGATTGTCGCTCAGGCTTGCTTTACTACATAAGATAAAGTAGGGATTCCCTAAAGTATCCACCAATAAATGCCGTTTGATTCCGTTAGTGCATTTATAGTGACAAAATCCTTTCGTTTCAATGCCTGCTGTATCTGTGTTCTTCACACACATAGAGTCCCCTATGAGCAAGCTAGGATATTCTTTTTTTTAATCTCTCTCTTTCAATTTTCTCCAATGCTACCAATACCCTTTCCCAAGTACCATTATTTTGCCATCGCCGAAACTGAGAGTACACAGTCTGCCACTTGGGGAAATCTCGAGGTAAGTCTCGCCATTGACAGCCATTTTTGAGCTGATACATGATGGCATTGACGATGGCATGCCTTGAAACTACATGCTTTTTTGTCTTACTCTTTGGTAGATATTGGTCTAAAATCTCAAATTGTGATGCGCTTAAATTGGTTGTGTATGTCATTGCTCTACCTGTAATTTCTTTCTCCCAGTATAATTGCAAACAGGTTCTATAGCCGTCCTACTTGATTAACGAAGAGAAATTCCCCAGAACCAAATATGGGGGTGCCCCCCTGCGACCCATATTCTAAATTCATTCAGATTTACTATAGCAATCCTACTTGATTAACGAAGAGAAATTCCCCAGAACCAAATATGGGGGTGCCCCCTGCGACCCATATTCTAAATTCATTCAGATTTACTATAGCCGTCCTACTTGATTAACGAAGAGAAATTCCCCAGAATCAAATATGGGGGTGCCCCCCTGCGACCCATGTTCTAAATTCATTCAGATTTACTATAGCCGTCCTACTTGATTAACGAAGAGAAATTCCCCAAAACCAAATACGGGGGTGCCCCCCTGCGACCGCTAACTTTGAATTTCATAGAGGTGCCCTTAATTGATACTTAAAAACTCAAGGGTTGTCGGGCATTGTCCCGGTACTTGGTTCTGTAGAATTTCGGTATGTTTTAGGACACCTCTAAAAATAAGGCGCAGGGGCGTAGCCACCATCCCTGGTTCTCCTGAATATAAGGGTTCCAGCGAGATAATTTTGTATCGTTGTGAATAAATATAAGGTGTCCTTTAACAATAACATTAGAATTATTACTAGAAATTTGATACCTAGAAAGTCGAAGGTCGCAGGGTAATGCCCTGAATTAGTTTTATGAAATTTCTGTTCGTCAATCATCCGGGTTTGCAATGGGGACGTGCTGTTTCGCATATATTATTTTACATTGTATAAACAAATTGAACCCAACCCTAAGACTAAAAATCCCTTAAGAATGGGGCAAGCAACTTGTCAGTGACCCAAAAACCCCATTACACTAAGGGGGCACGTAACGCAGGGATTTCCCATGACCGAAGCCCCCACGATTTCCCGTCGCACGCCCTACCAGCCCCAAAACCGGCGGCGCATCCTGTGCGTGTTTCCCCGCTATAGTCCTTCTTTCGGGACTTTTCACCATGCCTACGAATTGATGCCGGGGGTGAAGGGGTTTATGCCGCCCCAGGGTTTGCTGGTGGTGTCCGCCTATATGCCCGAATCCTGGGAGGTGCGCCTGATTGATGAGAATCTCCGACCGGCTCGGTGGTGGGATTATCGTTGGGCGGATGCGGTGATCATCAGTGGAATGCACATTCAAAAGCCACAGATTTTAGAAATCAATCGCAAAGCCCACCGGCACGGGAAAATTACCGCTCTGGGGGGGCCCTCCGTATCCGGGTGCCCGGAGTATTATCCAGAGGTGGATTTGCTTCATCTGGGGGAATTGGGGGATGCCACCGATGCCATGATTGCCTATTTGGATACCCACACGGAGCGACCGCCACAGCAAATTATTTTTCAAACCAAAGAACGGGTGCCCCTGCATGAATTTCCCATTCCCGCCTACGAAAAACTTCCCCTGCACCAATATTTTATCGGCAGTGTGCAATTTTCGAGCGGTTGTCCCTATCACTGTGAATTTTGCGATATTCCCGCCCTGTATGGCAACAATCCCCGCTTGAAAACCCCTCAACAAATTCTCAAGGAACTGGATACAATTTTGGCGGCGGGCAATCCGGGAGCCATCTATTTTGTGGATGATAATTTTGTCGGCAATCGCAAGGCGGTGATGGAACTTTTACCCCATTTGATCAACTGGCAAAAAGAGCGGGGCTATCCGGTGCAATTCGCCTGTGAAGCTACCTTAAATTTGGCACAAAGTCCGAAAATTTTAGCCATGATGCGGGAGGCTTATTTTTGCACCGTATTTTGTGGCATTGAAACCCCAGAACCGGAAGCATTGCACTCGATTTCTAAGGATCACAATCTCAGTTTGCCCATCCTTCAAAGTATCAAAATTCTCAACAGTTATGGTTTGGAAGTGGTCTCAGGAATTATTCTCGGTTTAGATACGGATACACCGATGACCGGGGATCGGATTTTGGAATTTATCCGTTTATCCCAGATTCCCATGCTGACCATTAACCTGCTGTATGCCCTACCCAAAACGCCTTTATGGGAGCGGTTAGACAAGGAGGGGCGATTGGTTTTTGATGAGAACCGGGAATCGAATGTGAATTTCCTATTACCCCATGAACAGGTGGTCGCCATGTGGCGCAAATGTATCACCCAAGCCTACACACCGGAATTTATTTATGAGCGGTTTGCTTACAATTTAGAGCATACCTATCCCAACCGGATTCAGGTGCCCAATAGTCCCGCCCGCACCTCCTGGGCAAATATCATGAAAGGACTGGGATTAATGTTTAATATCCTGCTCAAAGTGGGGGTGTTGAGTGATTACCGAGAGACATTTTGGCGGTTTGCGAAACCCGCTTTTCAAAAAGGTCAAATTGAATATATTATCAGCACCGCTTTGGTCAGCCATCATTTGATTAAATTCGCCCGGGAGTGTGGTCAAGGTCAGGAATCAGCTTCCTTCTATTCTCAAAAAGTGCGCCAACCCGTAGCCGTGACTACTAGTTATTAACCAAAAGCAAAACGTAAGGGCACGTCTAAAAATGGGTCGCAGGGGCGTAGCCCCCGTTTTGGGTTCAGTAGCATTGGTAGAGATGTTAAAATACTCTATTCGTTTACTCATTCATTATTTGAAGTTTCCAAAAGTACTTTCCTCTGATTCATAGCTTCATTCAGCAATGCCGCTTTTTAATAACATAAATTCCGGGTGGCGGCTAAAAAAATCTCAATACTTTTTAACTCGTCATAGGTTTCCTGAATCTGCTGTACCAGGGTTTGAATGGTGTCCCCGTCATTGGCTAACATCGCCTGACTAAGGGTATCAATTTCCGATGCGATGGCGGGATTGGCGGGCTGGTTAGGGGTGGCTTCATTGAAGGCGGGGGTTTGAAACAGATGCCCGATTTCTGCCCACAGGGGAGGAGGAAGGGGCAATTCTTGGGCGGGAGATTCCTGTACCTCCGGTGGGGCAACTTCCGGTTCGCCAAAAAGAAATGCCACGTTAGATGACGGCAATTCTGACTCACCAGTTATGTCTGTATCTGAATAATCTGAATGTGCGCTTAAATCAACTGATTCCTGCGGCGTTGAGTCACTCAAAAAACGTTCCAATTCTCCCCACCCATCCGCAGATTCCTGCACCTCCGGCGGCGCAACTTCCGGTTCGCCAAAGAGAAATGCCACGTTAGATGGCGGCAACTCTGACTCACCAGTTATATCTCTATCTGAATCTGAATGTGCGCTTAGATCAACCGATTCCTGCGGCGTTGAGTCACTCAAAAAACGTTCCAATTCTCCCCACCCATCCGCAGATTCCTGCACCTCCGGCGGCGCAACTTCCGGTTCGCCAAAGAGAAATGCCACGTTAGATGGCGGCAACTCTGACTCACCAGTTATATCTCTATCTGAATCTGAATGTGCGCTTAAATCAACCGATTCCCCAGGTTCGACAAATAAATTCTCCAGTTCGCTGAGGGTCTCAGCAGATTCCGCCCCAGACAACCCACTTGCCCAGTTCAGGAAATCTAAATCCAAATCGTCTGAAAATGGGGATTCCGCCATGATGAGGTGAGGAGAACGTCAAAGGATATAGTTCTAGGATAGCGGATCGGATGCAACCCCAGAAAGCATCTGTATCCCATCTTTAGATTTGCCGGATGTAGCACGCTTCACCCCTAAAATTGAGAGTAAGTCCCATCCAAAGGTAACTGATCATGTTGAACAAAGCGGCTTTACCTGAACTACAACGGGATTGTCTGACCCCATCCCGGCACGTCCTGGAGCAATGTGAAAGTTTTGGTGCCCAAGCCCAGGATTTAAGTGCTTTGATGAGTCGGATTGGTCTGGCGGGAAAACTGATTGCCCGTCGTTTGAGTCGAGCCGGTTTGATGGAAAATGTGCTGGGTTTTGCGGGAAGCACGAACGTTCAAGGGGAAGCGGTCAAAAAAATGGATGTATTTGCCAACCAGGTATTTATCTCCGTTTTTGAAAAAAGTGGGTTGGTCTGTCGGCTGGCTTCGGAGGAAATGGAAAAGCCCTATTATATCCCCGAAAATTGCCCAATTGGTCGTTATACCTTGCTCTATGACCCAATTGATGGTTCCAGCAATATTGATGTGAATTTGAATGTGGGTTCGATTTTTTCAGTACGGGTACAACAGGGGGATGACCGGGAACAAACCGGGGCGGATTTACTCCAAAATGGTCGGCAACAAATTCTGGCGGGTTATATCCTGTATGGTCCGGCGACGGTGCTGGTTTATTCCCTCGGTAAAGGGGTGCATATTTTCACGTTAGACCCCAGTTTGGGCGAGTTTATTTTAGCTCAAGAAAATGTCCGAATGCCCGAACATGGACCAGTTTACAGCACCAATGAGGGTAATTTTTGGCAGTGGGAAGACCCGATTCGGGATTATGTGCGTTATGTACATCGGCACGAAGGTTATACGGCTCGTTATAGTGGGGCATTGGTGGGGGATTTTCACCGGATTTTGTTAGAAGGTGGGGTTTTTCTCTACCCTGGTACCCGCAAAAAACCGGAGGGGAAATTGCGTTTGTTGTATGAAACTGCACCCCTAAGCTTTATTGCTGAACAGGCGGGGGGACGGGCTTCCACCGGTACGCAACCTATACTAGACTTAGTACCAACCTCGCTCCATCAACGCAGTCCCATTATTGTGGGTAGCCCAGAGGATGTGGCGTTGGTCGAATCCTTCATCCAAAACCCCAGGGAATCATGACCCCAGCGGTAAGCTCCCTTCCAGCGGAAGTTTGTAGTACAGCCGATCACCCAGAACCCCCAAGTGTTGCCATTTTAGACCCCGCTACGGCGCAACGGATGGCGCATTGGTTGGGTTTTTTGGCTGACCCGAATCGCCTGAGAATTTTATCCATCCTGGCGGTCAAACCCCATTGTGTCGGGGATTTGGTGAATTTACTCCAGATGAGTCAGTCGGCGGTTTCCCATCAACTGCGGGCATTGCGGGTCATGGGACTGGTGCAGGGGCAAAGGCAGGGCAGACACGTGATTTATCAACTCCACGATGACCATGTATTGACCATTTATGAAACGGTTCTCACCCACCTGCGGGAGTTGGATGAACTGTAGCAATCACATTTGAATTGTGATTAATTTTAGAGTTGCTCACGAATTAAAGTGCTTAACTTCTTGATAACTTCATTGAACTTTTCGGGGAGTAACTTACAACGAAATTCCGCTTTCCTTGCTTGCCAGTCCAGGCTTTTCACCTGGTCAGATAGAATTGCACCTTTGACTGCGAAACCTTCAGGTAGCAAAACCTCAAATGGATACCCTTTGACTTGTGTTGTAATTGGACAAAGCAAGGCTAATCCAACTTTACTATTATATGTTTTCGGAGATAAAACCAAGGCTGGCCTGCGTCCTGCTTGCGGATTGAACATAATCCAAACGATGTCACCGCTGTCGGGAACGTATGCCACAGGTTCACCAAATCTCGTTTCCTACCGCAAAACCTGTGTCAACTTCGGTATGAAGATTGTCTTTAGTGATACCTGCAAGCAATTCATCCAGGGTCCAATGCGGTGCTGAAACCGGTGTAATCATAATTTTGCCTTTGTCAATACTAATTTCGACTAAAGAACCATTCTCTAACTGTGCCTCAACGGCAAAGGCTTTGGGAATGCGTAGGGCAAGGCTGTTACCCCATTTTTGAACTTTTGCGATCATAGGACTACTTTCTATCTGTTTCTACAATA comes from Synechococcus sp. C9 and encodes:
- a CDS encoding AbrB/MazE/SpoVT family DNA-binding domain-containing protein, producing the protein MIAKVQKWGNSLALRIPKAFAVEAQLENGSLVEISIDKGKIMITPVSAPHWTLDELLAGITKDNLHTEVDTGFAVGNEIW
- a CDS encoding B12-binding domain-containing radical SAM protein, with translation MTEAPTISRRTPYQPQNRRRILCVFPRYSPSFGTFHHAYELMPGVKGFMPPQGLLVVSAYMPESWEVRLIDENLRPARWWDYRWADAVIISGMHIQKPQILEINRKAHRHGKITALGGPSVSGCPEYYPEVDLLHLGELGDATDAMIAYLDTHTERPPQQIIFQTKERVPLHEFPIPAYEKLPLHQYFIGSVQFSSGCPYHCEFCDIPALYGNNPRLKTPQQILKELDTILAAGNPGAIYFVDDNFVGNRKAVMELLPHLINWQKERGYPVQFACEATLNLAQSPKILAMMREAYFCTVFCGIETPEPEALHSISKDHNLSLPILQSIKILNSYGLEVVSGIILGLDTDTPMTGDRILEFIRLSQIPMLTINLLYALPKTPLWERLDKEGRLVFDENRESNVNFLLPHEQVVAMWRKCITQAYTPEFIYERFAYNLEHTYPNRIQVPNSPARTSWANIMKGLGLMFNILLKVGVLSDYRETFWRFAKPAFQKGQIEYIISTALVSHHLIKFARECGQGQESASFYSQKVRQPVAVTTSY
- a CDS encoding metalloregulator ArsR/SmtB family transcription factor codes for the protein MTPAVSSLPAEVCSTADHPEPPSVAILDPATAQRMAHWLGFLADPNRLRILSILAVKPHCVGDLVNLLQMSQSAVSHQLRALRVMGLVQGQRQGRHVIYQLHDDHVLTIYETVLTHLRELDEL
- the fbp gene encoding class 1 fructose-bisphosphatase; translation: MMLNKAALPELQRDCLTPSRHVLEQCESFGAQAQDLSALMSRIGLAGKLIARRLSRAGLMENVLGFAGSTNVQGEAVKKMDVFANQVFISVFEKSGLVCRLASEEMEKPYYIPENCPIGRYTLLYDPIDGSSNIDVNLNVGSIFSVRVQQGDDREQTGADLLQNGRQQILAGYILYGPATVLVYSLGKGVHIFTLDPSLGEFILAQENVRMPEHGPVYSTNEGNFWQWEDPIRDYVRYVHRHEGYTARYSGALVGDFHRILLEGGVFLYPGTRKKPEGKLRLLYETAPLSFIAEQAGGRASTGTQPILDLVPTSLHQRSPIIVGSPEDVALVESFIQNPRES
- a CDS encoding type II toxin-antitoxin system PemK/MazF family toxin, with translation MAYVPDSGDIVWIMFNPQAGRRPALVLSPKTYNSKVGLALLCPITTQVKGYPFEVLLPEGFAVKGAILSDQVKSLDWQARKAEFRCKLLPEKFNEVIKKLSTLIREQL
- a CDS encoding transposase, whose amino-acid sequence is MLIGDSMCVKNTDTAGIETKGFCHYKCTNGIKRHLLVDTLGNPYFILCSKASLSDNHGLLEIIREHKQFFLELPQEVTILLDNGYQKRYLEEEIEKMEPLLRNKIIIEISKKITPEQKAKSKKENPQKQGFVVIAKRWIVERTNAWINQCRVLWKNCEGLIKTSQTKIRICAIRLILRRIA